A single window of Aphidius gifuensis isolate YNYX2018 linkage group LG1, ASM1490517v1, whole genome shotgun sequence DNA harbors:
- the LOC122860934 gene encoding deubiquitinase DESI2, with the protein MFSSGLGCNISFPSCLGYPQDSEELLPKMAREPIILNVYDMYWINEYTTSVGLGVYHSGVEIYGVEYAYGGHSLPISGIFEISPRDADELGEQFRFRQSVHIGYTDFTEEDVARIVAEMGKDFRGDRYHLMNKNCNHFSGQLTQTLCGQEIPGWVNRLAYFSSCVPFLQRCLPKEWLTPDALTHSLSHVSHRESTPPSDTSL; encoded by the exons aTGTTTTCGTCAGGTCTTGGATGTAATATTTCCTTCCCCAGTTGTTTGGGTTACCCCCAGGACAGTGAAGAGCTATTACCAAAAATGGCTAGAGAACCAATTATTCTCAATGTTTATGATATG tACTGGATAAATGAATACACGACATCAGTAGGTCTTGGTGTTTATCATTCAGGTGTTGAAATTTATGGAGTTG AGTATGCATATGGTGGACACTCATTGCCAATATCTggtatatttgaaatatcacCAAGAGATGCTGATGAACTTGGTGAACAATTTAGATttag ACAATCTGTTCACATTGGTTACACTGATTTCACTGAAGAAGATGTTGCAAGAATTGTTGCTGAAATGGGCAAAGATTTTCGAGGTGATCGTTatcatttgatgaataaaaattgtaatcatTTTAGTGGCCAATTGACacag aCATTGTGTGGACAAGAAATACCAGGATGGGTAAATAGACTTGCATATTTTAGTTCATGTGTACCATTTCTTCAACGTTGTTTACCAAAAGAATGGCTAACACCAGATGCATTGACTCATTCATTGAGTCATGTTAGCCATCGTGAAAGTACACCACCATCTGATACATCATTGTAA